One Plectropomus leopardus isolate mb chromosome 1, YSFRI_Pleo_2.0, whole genome shotgun sequence DNA segment encodes these proteins:
- the ppef1 gene encoding serine/threonine-protein phosphatase with EF-hands 1: protein MGCGTSVAMETHVKSVETDDTVKTPSPALTMKAAVLIQRWYRRYMARLEMRRRYTWNIFQSIEYAGEQDQLQLSSFFSFMLDNFTQLNGNGPDLISQLLDPLVDPWLDRETGYNLIPVPESYTGPRLSFPLSVSDTNVLLGAFKEQQTLHARYVLQLLYETKKLLKQMPNIIHLSTTYTKEITICGDLHGRLDDLLLIFYKNGLPSAETPYVFNGDFVDRGKKSVEVVILLFAYLLLYPDYMHLNRGNHEDHIMNLRYGFTKEVMQKYKTHGREILQLFQDVFSLLPVATVIDGKILIVHGGISDQTDLDFLCSIERHKVKSALRFPRHSLEQLDIGQSCRQMKRMRSTTSSCPSSSRSHSKNQRTPTLRKRRCRQDSATSTSSSSSSSSSSSSLCSPRTPSCLSPRPCPSSPSMPYTINALQVPFLDSLSSLPPPSPPQQEREWKQIVDILWSDPKTQEGCSPNTFRGGGCYFGPDVTQRLLHHHGLQLLIRSHECKQEGYELCHGGQVITIFSASNYYEEGSNRGAYIKVGRELVPRFYQYQVSRTTRKLTLTQRVRVAEGSALKALKEKLFSHRSELLAGLQQYDQNNTGNVSVSEWAQVLESVLRLDLPWRTLRPHLARLAPDGSVEYQSSFEDMEPGLPLPQVTPNLAETLFRYRTDIEIIFNIIDKDHSGLISIEEFRHTWRLFSAHLGVDIDDRAIDDLARSIDFNKDGSIDFTEFLEAFRVVHNLDNKDQQLNGKLDKEKYL from the exons ATGGGATGTGGCACCTCCGTTGCTATGGAGACACATGTGAAAAGCGTGGAGACAG atgACACGGTTAAGACTCCCAGCCCCGCTCTGA CTATGAAAGCAGCTGTTTTGATCCAGCGATGGTACCGGCGCTACATGGCCCGTCTGGAGATGAGGCGCAGGTACACCTGGAACATCTTTCAGTCCATCGAATACGCCGGGGAACAGGACCAGCTACAG cTCTCCAGTTTCTTTAGTTTCATGCTCGACAACTTCACTCAGCTGAATGGAAATGGGCCAG ACTTGATCTCCCAGCTGCTGGACCCGTTGGTGGACCCCTGGTTAGACAGAGAGACCGGCTACAACTTGATCCCTGTTCCAGAGTCGTACACCGGACCCCGACTGTCgtttcccctctctgtctctgataCGAATGTTCTCCTCGGTGCATTTAAAGAGCAGCAG ACTCTGCATGCCAGATAcgtcctgcagctgctgtacGAGACCAAAAAGCTCCTCAAACAGATGCCGAACATCATCCATCTGTCAACAACCTACACCAAAGAGATCACTATATGTG GTGATCTGCACGGACGGCTTGATGACTTACTTCTCATATTTTATAAG AATGGCCTTCCCTCTGCGGAGACGCCATATGTGTTCAATGGGGACTTTGTGGACCGTGGGAAAAAGTCAGTTGAAGTGGTCATCCTCCTCTTTGCCTACCTGCTGCTTTACCCTGACTACATGCACCTTAACCGAGGAAACCATGAAGACCACATAATGAACCTCAG ATATGGGTTCACAAAAGAGGTCATGCAGAAGTACAAG ACTCATGGCCGAGAGATCCTCCAGCtgtttcaggatgttttcagCCTTCTGCCTGTTGCAACGGTCATTGACGGAAAGATCCTGATTGTTCATGGAGGGATATCAGACCAGACCGACCTGGACTTCCTTTGCTCCATAGAGAGGCACAAG GTGAAATCTGCCCTGAGGTTTCCCAGGCACAGTTTGGAGCAGCTGGACATCGGCCAGTCCTGCAGACAAATGAAAAGAATGAGATCGACCACGAGTTCTTGTCCCAGCAGCAGTCGAAGCCACAGCAAGAACCAAAGAACGCCGACCCTGAG AAAGAGGCGATGCCGTCAGGACAGCGCCACCTccacttcttcctcctcctcctcatcgtcCTCGTCCTCTTCGCTCTGCTCTCCTCGAACTCCATCGTGCCTCTCGCCGCGTCCATGCCCATCTTCTCCCAGCATGCCTTACACCATCAATGCCCTCCAAGTGCCTTTCCTGgactctctgtcctctcttccCCCTCCTTCACCTCCACAACAGGAGCGGGAATGGAAACAG ataGTGGATATATTGTGGAGTGACCCCAAAACACAAGAAGGCTGCAGTCCCAACACATTCAGAGGAGGAGGCTGCTACTTCGGCCCTGACGTGACCCAGAGACTGCTCCACCATCACGGACTCCAGCTGCTCATCAGATCCCATGAGTGCAAACAGGAGGGATATGAGCTCTGTCATGGTGGACAG GTGATCACCATTTTCTCAGCGTCAAACTATTACGAGGAAGGAAGCAACCGTGGTGCCTACATCAAAGTGGGCCGAGAACTGGTTCCCCGCTTCTACCAGTACCAAGTCAGCCGCACAACACGCAAACTCACCCTGACTCAGAG AGTCCGAGTTGCTGAAGGCTCTGCCCTCAAGGCCCTGAAGGAGAAGCTGTTCTCCCATCGCTCTGAGCTGCTGGCGGGTCTCCAGCAGTACGACCAGAACAACACTG GTAATGTGTCAGTCAGTGAGTGGGCTCAGGTGCTGGAGTCTGTACTGAGGCTGGATCTGCCCTGGAGGACACTTCGTCCGCACTTAGCCCGTCTGGCACCAGATGGCAGTGTGGAGTATCAGTCCAGCTTCGAGGATATGGAACCAGGACTTCCTCTGCCTCAG gtGACTCCAAACTTGGCTGAAACTCTGTTCAGATACAGGACAGACATCGAGATTATATTCAACATTATAGACAAAGACCATTCag GTCTGATCTCCATTGAGGAGTTTCGTCACACCTGGCGTCTCTTCAGCGCCCACCTGGGGGTCGACATTGACGACAGAGCCATTGATGACCTCGCCCGAAGTATCGACTTCAACAAGGACGGCAGCATAGACTTTACAGAGTTCCTAGAGGCCTTCAGAGTAGTTCACAATCTGGACAACAAGGATCAGCAACTTAATGGAAAGCTGGACAAAGAGAAGTATTTGTGA
- the rs1a gene encoding retinoschisin 1a, translating into MTLYVRRFLLALLLLGANVFISSHAQEAGVSEAWTSRSCKCDCEGGESPTEMSSIGTGSSMVRGVDCMPECPYHKPLGFEAGSVSPDQITCSNQDQYTGWFSSWLPSKARLNSQGFGCAWLSKFQDNNQWVQIDLKEVMVVSGILTQGRCDAEEWITKYSIQYRTDEKLNWIYYKDQTGNNRVFYGNSDRSSSVQNLLRPPIVARYIRILPLGWHTRIALRLELLLCMNKCI; encoded by the exons ATGACTCTCTACGTGCGGCGTTTCCTGCTGGCCCTGCTCCTTCTGGGAGCTAACG TGTTCATCAGCAGCCATGCTCAAGAG gCGGGAGTGTCTGAGGCATGGACCAGCAGGTCTTGCAAATGTGACTGTGAAGGAGGAGAGTCCCCGACTGAGATGTCCTCTATCGGGACCGGCTCCTCCATGGTGAGAGGAGTGGACTGCATGCCAG AGTGTCCGTACCACAAGCCGCTGGGCTTTGAGGCCGGATCGGTGAGTCCAGACCAGATCACCTGCTCCAACCAGGACCAGTACACCGGCTGGTTCTCCTCGTGGCTCCCGAGCAAGGCTCGGCTCAACAGCCAGGGCTTCGG gtGTGCCTGGTTATCTAAGTTCCAGGACAACAATCAGTGGGTGCAGATCGACCTGAAGGAGGTGATGGTGGTGTCTGGGATACTCACTCAGGGCCGCTGTGATGCGGAGGAGTGGATCACCAAATACAGCATTCAGTACCGCACAGATGAAAAACTCAACTGGATCTATTACAAAGACCAGACTGGAAACAACAGG GTGTTTTATGGAAACTCTGACCGCTCCTCATCTGTGCAGAACCTCCTGCGGCCACCCATCGTGGCACGCTACATCCGCATCCTACCCCTCGGATGGCACACACGCATCGCTCTACgcctggagctgctgctctgcatgaACAAATGCATCTGA